A single region of the Bos mutus isolate GX-2022 chromosome 24, NWIPB_WYAK_1.1, whole genome shotgun sequence genome encodes:
- the ESCO1 gene encoding N-acetyltransferase ESCO1 isoform X2, which translates to MVLPEDPKYALKKVDEIREMVDNDLGFQQAPLMCYSRTKTLLFISNDKKVVGCLIAEHIQWGYRVIEEKLPVIRSEEEKVRFERQKAWCCSTLPEPAICGISRIWVFSMMRRKKIASRMIECLRSNFIYGSYLSKEEIAFSDPTPDGKLFATQYCGTGQFLVYNFINGQNST; encoded by the exons ATGGTTCTTCCTGAAGATCCAAAGTATGCCCTGAAAAAG GTTGACGAGATTAGAGAGATGGTTGATAATGATTTAGGTTTCCAGCAGGCTCCACTCATGTGCTATTCCAGAACAAAAACACTTCTGTTTATTTCTAATGACAAAAAGGTAGTTGGTTGTCTAATTGCAGAACATATCCAGTGG GGCTACAGAGTTATAGAAGAAAAACTTCCAGTTATCAGGTCAGAAGAAGAAAAGGTCAGATTTGAAAGGCAAAAAGCCTGGTGCTGCTCAACATTGCCAGAGCCTGCAATCTGTGGCATCAGCCGCATATGGGTGTTCAGCATGATGCGTCGGAAGAAGATCGCTTCTCGCATGATTGAATGCCTAAG gaGTAACTTTATATATGGCTCATACTTGAGTAAAGAGGAAATTGCTTTCTCAGACCCTACTCCTGATGGGAAACTGTTTGCAACCCAGTACTGTGGCACTGGTCAGTTTCTGgtgtataattttattaatgGACAAAATAGCACCTAA